From the genome of Triticum aestivum cultivar Chinese Spring chromosome 3B, IWGSC CS RefSeq v2.1, whole genome shotgun sequence, one region includes:
- the LOC123066774 gene encoding protein RGF1 INDUCIBLE TRANSCRIPTION FACTOR 1-like — translation MKGGMVPTWLELLLATQFFTICTNHLSSTRNECNLFCIDCEESKGAFCYYCRSRHHSTHRVIQIRRSSYHDVVRVAELKDILDISDVQTYVINSATVVFLNERPQHRGCGVSAIKASLSSYNCEICNRALLDPFRFCSLGCNLKGIKEDMRTSVPIGDIIDYTRKDDDTDSSNTSGNTGNNVESCSDADYCKDNPSSPRAIHHRRKGIPQRAPFF, via the exons ATGAAGGGGGGGATGGTGCCGACATGGCTAGAGCTATTGCTTGCAACACAGTTCTTCACAATTTGCACCAACCATCTCTCCTCTACTCGTAATGAGTGTAACCTATTCTGCATAGATTGCGAGGAATCAAAGGGCGCCTTCTGCTATTATTGTCGTTCGCGCCATCATTCCACCCATCGTGTAATCCAG ATAAGGCGGTCATCATACCATGATGTGGTCAGGGTTGCCGAGTTAAAAGATATACTTGATATCAGTGATGTACAAACGTATGTCATCAATAGTGCAACAGTTGTATTTCTTAATGAGCGCCCACAACATCGTGGTTGTGGTGTTTCCGCGATCAAGGCATCATTATCATCATACAATTGTGAGATTTGCAATCGTGCTCTTCTTGACCCATTCCGCTTCTGCTCTCTGGGTTGCAAT CTTAAAGGAATCAAAGAGGATATGAGGACAAGTGTTCCGATTGGAGATATTATTGACTATACAAGGAAGGATGATGACACAGATTCCAGTAACACAAGTGGAAATACTGGTAACAATGTAGAGAGTTGCAGCGATGCAGATTATTGCAAGGATAATCCATCTTCACCAAGGGCTATTCATCACCGCCGAAAGGGGATCCCTCAGCGTGCACCTTTTTTTTGA